The following are encoded together in the Ranitomeya imitator isolate aRanImi1 chromosome 4, aRanImi1.pri, whole genome shotgun sequence genome:
- the LOC138677336 gene encoding lysophosphatidic acid receptor 4-like, whose product MTNNSSCQLVSHILYLSGYAIILAFGLIMNIIAIFLFFHVNKLRSPTIVYMKNLAISDLLLICTIPLKIYPYVVPPSQINPHTTFWICNITGSFLLLNMYGSIFLLTCISFDRCLAICFPLRSRCFRQHASWICFGVWILNITCSVGFYLGSMSRNNKGSCFDGRPPFVTKLGPTAGAIGIGFLVPLGVIVISSMATLRSIKQSQVVQEGLVNKVKVIRMMATNITIFLLCFLPYHMVLLLYQSMSNCILEEAYHITLLTACSNTVLDPFAYYFTTDTIRNVVKEEIKAGKKFLELSDQSSEKSRPIISS is encoded by the coding sequence ATGACCAACAACAGCAGCTGCCAGCTGGTCAGCCACATTCTGTACCTGAGTGGGTATGCTATTATATTAGCCTTTGGGTTAATCATGAACATTATTGCCATCTTTTTGTTTTTTCACGTCAATAAGCTTCGATCACCTACTATTGTCTACATGAAGAACCTTGCCATCAGTGACCTTCTGCTGAtctgcaccattccactgaaaatcTATCCCTATGTCGTTCCACCTTCACAAATCAACCCACATACAACGTTTTGGATATGTAACATCACTGGGTCATTTCTCCTTCTCAACATGTATGGAAGTATTTTCTTACTGACCTGCATTAGTTTTGACCGATGCCTGGCTATTTGCTTCCCTCTCCGTTCTCGATGCTTCCGTCAGCATGCCTCGTGGATCTGTTTTGGTGTGTGGATTCTAAACATAACATGCTCCGTTGGGTTTTATCTAGGGTCAATGTCGCGAAACAATAAAGGTTCTTGTTTTGATGGCCGTCCTCCATTTGTTACTAAGCTTGGACCCACAGCAGGGGCTATTGGCATAGGCTTTTTAGTTCCTCTGGGAGTCATAGTCATTAGCTCTATGGCTACGTTGAGGTCAATAAAGCAAAGTCAAGTTGTTCAAGAAGGACTAGTCAACAAGGTGAAGGTGATACGCATGATGGCTACCAACATAACTATCTTTCTTCTTTGCTTCCTTCCCTACCATATGGTATTGCTTCTTTATCAGTCCATGAGTAACTGTATTTTGGAAGAGGCCTACCACATAACTCTATTAACAGCTTGTAGTAACACGGTGCTTGATCCCTTTGCCTACTACTTCACCACTGATACTATCAGAAATGTGGTCAAAGAGGAgataaaagcaggaaaaaaatttctGGAGCTTTCTGATCAATCTTCTGAGAAAAGTAGGCCCATTATTTCCTCATAG